Proteins encoded by one window of Electrophorus electricus isolate fEleEle1 chromosome 17, fEleEle1.pri, whole genome shotgun sequence:
- the nudcd3 gene encoding nudC domain-containing protein 3 — protein sequence MSSPLEMTELYDNALLGILQHVGNIQNFLQIFFGFLYRKTDFYRLLSNQNDRMGFPPGVAEKMVLKTFRLFEKLAAHDRARALQLAEEARAPAVQELEIQPQTEDAACAQTEDAACAQIEPAATTASCTELPGAPNATSREEKAVQPGEGEQLAHAGPALEDPAAFASSDSRTAVPGQTNFQANPDSYNGAVRENYSWSQDYTDVEVRVFVQPNVVKGRQVSVSLQPDRVRVAVKEGASEKALMNGEFTHKINTENSLWSLEPGHCVLLSLSKCGEVWWSAVLKGEEEIDVNQINRERSMATVDEEEHAVLDRLTFDYHQKLQGKPQSHEMKVHEMLKKGWDAEGSPFKGQQFDPSMFDIPPSAVQF from the exons ATGTCTTCGCCGTTGGAAATGACAGAGTTATACGACAATGCCTTGCTTGGAATCCTGCAGCATGTTGGAAACATTCAGAATTTTCTGCAGATCTTCTTTGGGTTTTTGTACAGAAAAACAGACTTCTATCGCCTGCTGAGCAACCAGAATGACCGCATGGGGTTTCCACCTGGTGTGGCGGAAAAGATGGTCCTGAAG ACGTTTAGGTTGTTCGAGAAGTTGGCGGCGCACGACAGAGCGAGGGCGCTGCAGCTCGCGGAGGAAGCGAGGGCGCCAGCCGTGCAGGAGCTCGAGATTCAGCCGCAGACGGAAGACGCTGCATGCGCGCAGACGGAAGACGCTGCATGCGCGCAGATAGAACCTGCAGCCACCACAGCCTCGTGCACAGAGCTGCCCGGGGCCCCAAACGCAACGTCGCGCGAGGAAAAGGCTGTCCAGCCTGGAGAGGGCGAGCAGCTAGCGCATGCGGGGCCTGCGCTCGAAGACCCTGCGGCGTTCGCCAGCTCCGATTCTCGTACCGCTGTGCC TGGGCAGACTAATTTCCAGGCCAACCCAGATAGTTACAATGGTGCTGTCAGAGAAAACTACAGTTGGTCACAAGATTACACCGATGTGGAAGTTCGAGTTTTTGTGCAGCCCAATGTTGTCAAGGGTCGACAG GTGTCTGTCAGCCTTCAGCCTGACAGGGTGCGCGTCGCAGTGAAAGAGGGGGCGTCCGAAAAAGCCCTGATGAATGGCGAgttcacacacaaaattaacACAGAGAACTCGCTGTGGAGTCTCGAACCAGGGCACTGTGTGTTG CTGTCTCTCAGTAAATGCGGGGAGGTGTGGTGGAGTGCCGTGctgaaaggagaggaggaaatCGATGTGAACCAGATCAACCGCGAGCGCTCCATGGCCACCGTGGATGAGGAGGAGCATGCCGTGCTTGACCGGCTCACCTTCGACTACCACCAGAAGTTGCAGGGGAAACCGCAGAGCCACGAGATG AAGGTTCACGAGATGCTGAAGAAGGGCTGGGATGCGGAGGGCTCGCCATTCAAAGGCCAACAGTTCGACCCATCCATGTTCGACATACCCCCAAGCGCTGTCCAGTTTTGA
- the mrps24 gene encoding 28S ribosomal protein S24, mitochondrial — MAASLHKKILSIACEQVKSAACRTAVSRSIHSSAVCYKNYAARIRVGKGDKPVTYEEALHPHHIGHRKGWLSQHTSNLHGEGGTSDRVVEDVFIRRFMFGTFHGCLANELVIKRRGNMLIICALMLQKLPPQKYYFFIGYTEELLSHFYKCPVKLEIQTLEDKVVYKYL; from the exons ATGGCGGCGTCCTTGCATAAGAAAATATTGTCG ATTGCGTGTGAGCAGGTGAAGTCTGCAGCTTGCCGGACTGCTGTGTCGAGGAGCATACACTCATCTGCAGTGTGCTATAAG AATTACGCGGCTCGCATTCGTGTGGGTAAAGGCGATAAACCGGTGACTTATGAGGAGGCTCTGCACCCTCACCACATAGGTCATAGAAAAGGGTGGCTTTCACAGCACACGA GCAATCTCCATGGAGAGGGTGGCACATCAGATCGAGTTGTGGAAGACGTCTTCATTAGGCGCTTCATGTTTGGCACTTTTCATGGGTGTCTGGCTAATGAACTGGTCATCAAGCGCAGGGGCAACATGCTAATCATTTGTGCTTTAATGCTACAGAAGCTGCCGCCACAAAAATACTATTTTTTTATCGGATACACTGAGGAATTACTTTCACATTTCTACAAGTGTCCCGTAAAGCTGGAAATTCAGACACTAGAGGACAAAGTTGTCTATAAGTATCTATAA